The Nostoc sp. 'Peltigera membranacea cyanobiont' N6 genome contains the following window.
AAGCCTCACAACTTCATAGCCAAGGATGCCTATACCCGTACCTTGAAAAGAAAAAGTTACTTAATGGCTCAATAGTTTTTTACCCACGAGTTATAGGCCAACGTGACCCAGACAACCCGATTCAGTGGCGATGGGGTTTTAACTGGGAAGAACGAGTTGATGGATTATGGAAAGGACGAAGTATAGGCTCAATTCCCCCTGGTGCTGTTCCAATGATTCGTCTAATGCAACAGCAGGGGGCAACTAAGGAAGATATTATCGCTTTTATCAAAAGAGCGAAATCCAAAAAGACATCACCAAAATTAGATGTCTGCAAAAATTTTGACAACACAAAAATAAAACCAGTCCTGCCAAATGATGCACCGATCGCCATAGTACTTTTCGCTGGTGGCGGCGGGATTGAAGCTGGAATGGTTGAAGCTGGTATTCGCCCAGTCATTGCAGTAGAGTTTGACCCAACTAAACCAGAACTAAGTCGGGCGATCGCCAAAACTCATTACCGCAATTTCAGCGAGTATGGCTGCAAAGTCATTCAGTTAACAGTTCAAGAAGTAGCACGGTTAGGATTCATAGGGTTTCCCCGCCGCCCTGATTACCTCCATGCCTCCCCGGTGTGCGCTAACTTCAGCCAAGCTCACACTGCCAAAGCGGGTAAGGGCATTGAAACGGCTGACGACCTGAGTGCTGCGATCGCAGTAGCAGAAGCCATCCGACAGTTACAGCCACGGGTGTTTACTCTCGAAAATGTCCCACGCTATCAGAACAGTCAGAGTTTCAGTATTATTCTGTCATCTTTAGAACAAGAGGGGTACTCGGTTGATTACAGCGTGGTCAACATGGGCAAATTCGGACTACCCCAGGCGCGGCGGCGGTTAGTCCTGATTGCAAGTAAGGGGTTTCGCGTTGCACTACCCGCTCACAGAAAACCTTGTGGTTGGTACGAGGCGATCGCCCATCTCATCCCCACAATGTCTAAT
Protein-coding sequences here:
- a CDS encoding DNA cytosine methyltransferase; this encodes MEVTLSATPEKFLEDDLEASQLHSQGCLYPYLEKKKLLNGSIVFYPRVIGQRDPDNPIQWRWGFNWEERVDGLWKGRSIGSIPPGAVPMIRLMQQQGATKEDIIAFIKRAKSKKTSPKLDVCKNFDNTKIKPVLPNDAPIAIVLFAGGGGIEAGMVEAGIRPVIAVEFDPTKPELSRAIAKTHYRNFSEYGCKVIQLTVQEVARLGFIGFPRRPDYLHASPVCANFSQAHTAKAGKGIETADDLSAAIAVAEAIRQLQPRVFTLENVPRYQNSQSFSIILSSLEQEGYSVDYSVVNMGKFGLPQARRRLVLIASKGFRVALPAHRKPCGWYEAIAHLIPTMSNSQLLPKQQQAVEQFLTANEPTPLLIERVGGRNRLKYKPGHLPCNTILRSHFTDHKGCNRSKFADIWLPDGTVKSLSIEGAAILQGFPGWYEFPNEAATAGSIIGYSVPPSFAAQLFMSAQSILKGGISKFSLLCYQPFTQE